AAGATAAAACTTCAAGGAGGTCAACTACAACCTCTATCTGTTAGGTTAATTATCTCATAAAATATGAGATTAAAAAAATATATTATGTAGTTACTTATTAACTACAACATTATTATACGAGGAGGTTATATGGTCAGAACATTTAAATATGATGTAGTAGTTGTGGGTGGAGGTACAGCTGGTGTGGCAGCAGCGGTAGGTAGCTCAAAAGCTGGAGCAAAAGTATTATTAATAGAAAGAAATCCTTATCTTGGAGGAGAGGCAACTCACTCAGGAGTAAATGCTTTTTGTGGTTTTTTCTCTTGTGGGGAAAATCCTGTCAAAGTTGTTGAAGGTGTAGGAAATCAAGTTTTAGAGGAAATGGAAAAACTTGGACCAACGACGATAGAATATATTATATCAGCAGCTGGGAATAAAAATATAAATTTTCAAACAGAATATTTAAAATGTGCTATGGATAATTTGTTAGAGAAAGAAAATGTAAATTATTTATTACATGCAAGAGTTATTTCATCAGAAATAGAAAGTAATAAAATAAGAAGTATTCAATGTGTAGATGATGAAGGATTTTTTAAGGTAGAAGCAAATGTATTTGTGGATGCTTCAGGGGATGCAAATTTAGCATTTTTATCAGGAGCTGAAACCATGTGGGGAGATTCAAAAAACCAAGTACAAGCAGCCACATTACCTTTTCGTTTAAGTGGAGTAGATATATCAAAAGATATGTCACCAACAGCAGTTGAAAATGCTATTAGAAAAGCAAAAAAGGATGGAATAACTTATTTAACAAAAGAAAAGGGATTTATCATTAAAATGACAGGTTCAGATTCTGTAACTGTATTACTTCCAAGTGCAATGATTTCAAGTATCTCATCAGAAAATTTAACTGAGGCTGAAAAAGATACAAGAAGGCAAGTATTATCATATGTAGAAGCATTTAAAAGATATATGCCAGGAATGGAAAAATGTCAACTTATTATGATAGGTCCATCAATAGGATTTCGTGAAACTAGAAGATTGCATGGAAAGGAAATTATCCAAATAGAAGATGTTCTAGAAAGACGAAAAAGAGCTGATGGAATAGCTAGAGGTGGATGGAAACCTGAGATTCATAAAAGTTTAAATGAAATGGGAACTTATTTAGAAGTAGAAAATGGTAGTTATTTTGATATTCCATTAGGTGCACTTCAATCAATTAATATAGAGAATTTATATGGAGCAGGAAGAATTATTTCCTCAGATGAAGTCGCTTTTGCGGCTGTTCGAGTAATGGGAACATGCTTTGCAACAGGTCATGCAGCTGGTGTTGCTGCTGCTTACCAAGCATTAAATGGAAATGTTAATATAGAAAAAATTCGTAAAGAGCTAGAAA
The sequence above is a segment of the Fusobacterium simiae genome. Coding sequences within it:
- a CDS encoding FAD-dependent oxidoreductase, with the protein product MVRTFKYDVVVVGGGTAGVAAAVGSSKAGAKVLLIERNPYLGGEATHSGVNAFCGFFSCGENPVKVVEGVGNQVLEEMEKLGPTTIEYIISAAGNKNINFQTEYLKCAMDNLLEKENVNYLLHARVISSEIESNKIRSIQCVDDEGFFKVEANVFVDASGDANLAFLSGAETMWGDSKNQVQAATLPFRLSGVDISKDMSPTAVENAIRKAKKDGITYLTKEKGFIIKMTGSDSVTVLLPSAMISSISSENLTEAEKDTRRQVLSYVEAFKRYMPGMEKCQLIMIGPSIGFRETRRLHGKEIIQIEDVLERRKRADGIARGGWKPEIHKSLNEMGTYLEVENGSYFDIPLGALQSINIENLYGAGRIISSDEVAFAAVRVMGTCFATGHAAGVAAAYQALNGNVNIEKIRKELENQKALI